One Bacillus sp. 1780r2a1 DNA segment encodes these proteins:
- a CDS encoding ATP-binding protein gives MSDSFYSPFINEEGRKLTIAEICFSDVEVMVAKQLEEGYQLEFKREISSTVKRKIPNIIASFANEMGGWLIFGVDEDDYSINLLERKEYELFIHNMLKDVTNPIPRIFTRFLSPEHTTEYGVFIIWIPEGLYPPYMSYGKIYRRIGSGTSPISEIDDRYHLDRLYQKSKDRMMRLEAFCTKELSIYNRKGLTHGEGYVYYGMCNMYVIPIYDLYLLEHMDEDKLKQYILSKSNEPKAYPMYEEVEMNVHLPFVKASHSAESIIFRNTDVIDSYDETVAWEQFVNGAAKFHIPIPYVEELDEVKSVLQECVPSYRNASIFDQFQYVDGHQFLTLLLSCLGEYIECMTQLNAELEDMIVVIDLENVRNDVLYFNHEVYKDFLREEGLVFSDKKHYRFNKSFRAMKLKEKNGESLFQYVDYIINAFGLSKNKALHFLMQSFYQSK, from the coding sequence GTGAGTGATTCGTTTTATTCGCCGTTCATAAACGAAGAGGGAAGAAAGCTAACGATTGCTGAAATTTGTTTCTCTGATGTAGAAGTGATGGTTGCCAAACAGCTAGAAGAAGGATATCAGCTTGAATTTAAGCGGGAAATTAGTTCTACTGTGAAGAGAAAGATTCCAAACATTATTGCATCGTTTGCTAATGAAATGGGTGGGTGGCTAATCTTTGGAGTTGATGAAGATGATTACTCAATCAATTTACTTGAAAGAAAAGAGTATGAACTCTTTATCCATAATATGCTGAAGGATGTAACGAATCCAATTCCTCGTATCTTCACTCGGTTTCTATCGCCTGAACATACTACAGAGTACGGTGTCTTTATCATTTGGATTCCAGAAGGCTTATACCCCCCATATATGTCATACGGGAAAATTTATCGACGTATCGGGAGTGGAACGTCTCCTATCTCAGAAATTGATGATCGCTATCACCTGGACCGGCTATATCAAAAATCAAAAGATCGAATGATGCGCTTAGAAGCATTTTGTACAAAGGAATTATCCATTTATAATCGAAAGGGGCTTACCCACGGCGAAGGCTATGTTTACTATGGAATGTGTAATATGTACGTTATTCCAATTTATGACCTGTACTTACTGGAACACATGGATGAAGATAAATTAAAACAGTACATTTTATCAAAATCAAATGAACCTAAAGCTTATCCAATGTATGAAGAAGTTGAGATGAACGTTCATTTACCGTTTGTTAAAGCATCGCATTCAGCTGAATCTATTATTTTTCGAAACACCGATGTGATTGACTCGTACGATGAAACCGTTGCTTGGGAACAGTTTGTCAATGGAGCGGCTAAGTTTCATATTCCAATTCCATACGTGGAAGAACTTGATGAAGTAAAGTCTGTCTTGCAAGAGTGTGTTCCAAGCTACAGGAACGCCTCTATCTTTGATCAGTTTCAATACGTTGATGGTCATCAATTTTTAACATTATTACTCAGCTGTCTGGGTGAGTATATTGAATGTATGACGCAGCTTAATGCTGAATTAGAGGATATGATTGTTGTGATTGACCTTGAAAATGTGCGGAATGATGTTTTGTATTTTAATCATGAAGTATATAAAGATTTTCTCAGAGAAGAAGGTCTAGTGTTTTCTGACAAAAAACATTATCGATTTAATAAATCTTTTCGCGCTATGAAGCTGAAAGAAAAAAACGGTGAGTCTTTATTTCAATACGTTGACTATATTATTAATGCATTTGGCCTTTCAAAAAACAAAGCTCTTCATTTTCTTATGCAATCTTTTTATCAATCTAAGTAA